In Streptomyces chartreusis NRRL 3882, the following are encoded in one genomic region:
- a CDS encoding SDR family NAD(P)-dependent oxidoreductase — protein sequence MKHTIVMTGAGRGIGRVAAGHILRRSTDVHFLVVARGSSGTQLAAELATGGHTVSHVPADLGSLDSVRSAATEIRDRLDRGELPPLRGFVGNAGIQYANALTEGPEGFESTFTVNVLANHLFVRLLQDRFTAPARIVITVSDTHFGDFRHNLGMVPGPAWKSPDVLARTRAFAEPDTAVAGRTAYSTSKLAAIYLVHEYARRLPAGIDAVAYNPGFVPGTGLARNADPVSRFAMRRILPMMTLTPFASSRDTAGRYLADVVLGTTVAQTGSYVDRNRVDRSSEESYDPRREGELWDAAERFTAA from the coding sequence ATGAAGCACACCATCGTGATGACGGGCGCGGGCCGTGGGATCGGCCGCGTCGCCGCGGGGCACATCCTGCGCCGGTCGACGGACGTGCACTTCCTCGTCGTCGCCCGCGGGTCCTCCGGTACACAGCTCGCCGCGGAACTCGCCACGGGTGGGCACACGGTCTCGCACGTCCCGGCGGACCTCGGCTCGCTGGACAGCGTCCGCTCGGCCGCCACCGAGATCCGTGACCGGCTCGATCGCGGTGAACTGCCGCCGCTGCGCGGCTTCGTGGGCAACGCGGGCATCCAGTACGCGAACGCGCTCACCGAGGGACCGGAAGGATTCGAGTCCACCTTCACGGTCAACGTGCTCGCCAACCACCTGTTCGTCCGCCTGCTCCAGGACCGCTTCACCGCTCCCGCCCGGATCGTGATCACCGTCAGTGACACGCACTTCGGTGACTTCAGGCACAACTTGGGCATGGTGCCGGGCCCGGCCTGGAAGTCCCCGGACGTCCTCGCCCGCACCCGTGCCTTCGCCGAGCCGGACACCGCGGTCGCCGGGCGCACCGCGTACTCGACGAGCAAGCTGGCCGCCATCTACCTCGTGCACGAGTACGCGCGCCGCCTGCCGGCCGGGATCGACGCAGTCGCCTACAACCCGGGCTTCGTCCCCGGCACGGGCCTCGCCCGCAACGCCGACCCCGTCTCCCGGTTCGCCATGCGGCGCATCCTGCCCATGATGACCCTCACTCCGTTCGCCAGCAGCCGCGACACCGCGGGCCGCTACCTCGCCGACGTCGTCCTCGGCACGACCGTGGCCCAGACCGGCTCCTACGTCGACCGCAACCGTGTGGACCGCTCGTCCGAGGAGTCCTACGACCCACGGCGCGAAGGCGAACTCTGGGATGCCGCCGAACGGTTCACCGCAGCATGA
- a CDS encoding acyltransferase family protein, with product MAELDALRMVVVIGLVFFHSALVYATEGDFYVTNTETTEAITVIAGFGVVWAMPLLFLISGLGAWHSLRSRGAGTFTTERLLRLGVPLLLGTLLLNPLPQWLRQRSSDPGYDESYAGFLPHFFDVHVEFDEFPFLVQGEHFETGHLWFVVLLLTFSLMLATLHRFLPHAPFRRLADRVAAVTLRRRGVVLLPALASAEICAFAGMEEDYAGWHRWSYLLFFAAGFTLAGDTRFRAAMRRDARSTACLGALLFMAAAPGFTTADDPFTETTPLAVVSRALFGAAGWCLAVAVPGLLDRPRQQPPAGPPGYLAAAVLPLYVLHQPIVVAVAYFLVGWPAPIPVEYVVLVTISLALTLVAYELLVRRTRVTRFLLGMRA from the coding sequence GTGGCGGAGCTGGACGCGTTGCGGATGGTGGTGGTCATCGGGCTGGTCTTCTTCCACTCGGCGCTGGTGTACGCGACCGAGGGCGACTTCTACGTCACGAACACCGAGACCACCGAAGCCATCACGGTCATCGCCGGGTTCGGGGTCGTCTGGGCGATGCCGCTGCTGTTCCTGATCTCCGGCCTCGGCGCCTGGCACTCACTGCGGAGCCGTGGCGCGGGCACCTTCACCACGGAGCGGTTGCTTCGGCTGGGCGTCCCCCTCCTCCTCGGGACCCTCCTTTTGAACCCGCTCCCGCAGTGGCTGCGGCAGCGCTCGTCCGACCCCGGCTACGACGAGTCGTACGCCGGCTTCCTGCCCCACTTCTTCGACGTGCACGTGGAGTTCGACGAGTTCCCCTTCCTCGTCCAGGGAGAGCACTTCGAGACCGGCCATCTCTGGTTCGTCGTGCTCCTGCTGACGTTCTCCCTGATGCTGGCCACCCTCCACCGCTTCCTGCCGCACGCGCCCTTCCGCCGGCTCGCCGACCGCGTGGCGGCCGTGACCCTGCGCCGGCGCGGCGTCGTACTGCTCCCGGCCCTCGCCTCCGCGGAGATCTGCGCCTTCGCCGGCATGGAGGAGGACTACGCGGGCTGGCACCGCTGGTCGTACCTCCTCTTCTTCGCCGCCGGCTTCACCCTCGCCGGCGACACGCGCTTCCGCGCCGCCATGCGTCGCGACGCACGCTCCACGGCCTGTCTCGGCGCCCTCCTGTTCATGGCGGCCGCCCCCGGTTTCACCACGGCCGACGACCCCTTCACGGAGACGACCCCCCTGGCCGTCGTCTCCCGGGCCCTGTTCGGGGCGGCCGGCTGGTGCCTGGCGGTCGCCGTCCCCGGCCTCCTCGACCGCCCCCGTCAACAGCCGCCGGCGGGGCCCCCGGGGTACCTCGCGGCCGCCGTCCTTCCGCTGTACGTCCTCCACCAGCCGATCGTCGTCGCCGTGGCCTACTTCCTGGTGGGCTGGCCGGCGCCGATTCCGGTCGAGTACGTGGTGCTGGTGACGATCTCCCTCGCCCTGACGCTCGTGGCGTACGAACTGTTGGTGCGCAGGACGCGGGTGACGCGTTTCCTGTTGGGGATGCGGGCCTGA